Proteins from a single region of Fusobacterium sp. JB019:
- a CDS encoding DUF554 domain-containing protein — translation MEMIFLNGIAIFLGGFLGHKFRGYVSEKVSSSIIKVVALNIIVIALKEALNYRNGMLNLAYLVIGVIVGEVIDLDAKLKNMGEYIQNKFTKGKEGIAKGFVVSTIIFCVGSMAILGPLEIALKNNNEILTIKSIMDGISAIIFAASYGVGVIFSGMIVIVYQFIIYLFGSAISTLVTQEIIQDISSVGGVVLLALGITIVFGERNIKVSNMLPAIFLPIVYSLFLRLL, via the coding sequence ATGGAGATGATTTTTTTAAACGGTATAGCTATATTTTTAGGAGGTTTTTTAGGACATAAATTTAGAGGATATGTTTCAGAAAAGGTTTCAAGTAGTATTATTAAAGTTGTAGCTTTAAATATAATAGTTATAGCCTTAAAGGAGGCTTTGAATTATAGAAATGGTATGTTAAATTTAGCTTATTTAGTAATAGGGGTAATTGTAGGAGAAGTTATTGATTTAGATGCAAAATTAAAGAATATGGGAGAATATATTCAGAATAAATTTACTAAAGGTAAAGAGGGAATAGCAAAAGGATTTGTTGTATCAACTATAATTTTTTGTGTTGGATCAATGGCTATATTAGGACCTTTAGAAATAGCATTAAAAAATAATAATGAAATTTTAACTATAAAATCTATTATGGATGGTATAAGTGCTATAATTTTTGCTGCAAGTTATGGAGTGGGAGTTATATTTTCAGGTATGATAGTAATTGTGTATCAATTTATAATATATCTTTTTGGATCAGCTATAAGTACTTTAGTAACTCAAGAAATAATACAAGATATATCTTCGGTAGGTGGTGTCGTTCTTTTGGCGTTGGGAATTACGATAGTTTTTGGAGAAAGAAATATTAAGGTTAGTAATATGCTGCCAGCAATTTTTTTACCG
- a CDS encoding NCS2 family permease — MSNKNLIEKLFKVEERNSTIRTEIMGGITTFFTIAYIIFVHPSILSLTGMDKGALISVTCLAGAIGTLLTAFVGNVPITMAPGMGLNAFFTFTLVMGKGVPWQDALGIVFLSGVFFLILALSGLREKLAQAIPGPLTAAATAGIGLFIAFIGLKNMGIIVAHPATLVSLGKFTLPVVLSLLGLALMAIFEQKRVKGGILLSIIIITIIGAFLGLVEVPKTLVSTPPSIAPIAFKLNIMGAMKLSLLGAIFSFMFIDLFDSLGLLIACYKEMGMQDENGNYIGLGKMMFVDVTSTILGSFLGTSTVTAVSESAAGIALGARTGLASLVTGLLFLLSLLITPIVGMVPMFAAAPSLVLVGVFMFKAVKFVDWTDVKTAVPGFITVIFMPLTYSISIGLSFGFISYIVMHLVAGEYKKINLVLWGIGILSIINLIV, encoded by the coding sequence TTGTCAAATAAAAATCTAATTGAGAAATTATTTAAAGTTGAAGAAAGAAATTCAACTATACGTACTGAAATTATGGGAGGAATCACTACATTTTTCACTATTGCTTACATCATCTTTGTACATCCTTCTATTTTATCTTTAACAGGAATGGACAAGGGAGCTTTAATAAGTGTTACTTGTTTAGCCGGTGCTATAGGTACTTTGCTTACTGCTTTTGTAGGAAATGTTCCTATTACTATGGCACCAGGAATGGGATTAAATGCTTTCTTTACTTTTACGTTAGTTATGGGAAAAGGAGTACCTTGGCAAGATGCCTTAGGAATTGTATTTCTTTCTGGAGTATTCTTTCTTATCTTAGCTCTTTCTGGACTAAGAGAAAAACTAGCTCAAGCTATTCCAGGACCTTTAACTGCTGCTGCAACTGCAGGAATTGGATTATTTATAGCTTTTATTGGACTTAAAAACATGGGAATAATTGTTGCTCATCCAGCTACTTTAGTTTCACTTGGTAAATTTACACTTCCTGTTGTATTATCTCTTTTAGGACTAGCTCTTATGGCTATTTTTGAACAAAAAAGAGTAAAAGGTGGTATTTTATTAAGTATAATTATAATTACAATTATAGGAGCTTTCTTAGGACTTGTTGAGGTTCCTAAAACTCTTGTTTCAACTCCTCCTTCAATTGCACCAATTGCTTTTAAGTTAAATATTATGGGAGCTATGAAACTATCTCTTTTAGGAGCTATTTTTTCCTTCATGTTTATCGATTTATTTGATTCATTAGGACTTTTAATAGCTTGTTACAAAGAAATGGGAATGCAAGATGAAAATGGAAACTATATAGGATTAGGAAAAATGATGTTTGTAGATGTTACTTCTACAATATTGGGTTCTTTTTTAGGAACTAGTACAGTTACTGCTGTTAGTGAATCTGCTGCAGGAATTGCTTTAGGAGCTAGAACTGGTCTTGCTTCTCTAGTTACCGGACTTTTATTTCTTTTATCGCTTCTTATAACTCCTATTGTTGGAATGGTTCCTATGTTTGCAGCTGCTCCTTCTCTAGTACTTGTTGGAGTCTTCATGTTTAAAGCTGTTAAATTTGTTGATTGGACTGATGTAAAAACTGCTGTACCTGGATTTATAACTGTTATTTTTATGCCTCTTACATATAGTATTAGTATTGGACTTAGTTTTGGTTTTATCAGTTACATTGTCATGCATTTAGTAGCTGGAGAATATAAAAAAATTAATTTAGTTTTATGGGGAATTGGAATTCTATCAATTATAAATTTAATAGTTTAA